A region from the Vicia villosa cultivar HV-30 ecotype Madison, WI linkage group LG3, Vvil1.0, whole genome shotgun sequence genome encodes:
- the LOC131654828 gene encoding phenylcoumaran benzylic ether reductase Betv6-like produces the protein MAAKSKILFIGGTGYIGKHLVEASAKVGHPTFALVRETTLSNPAKANLLNHFKTLGVNLVPGDLYDHESLVKAIKEVDVVISSVRALQLADQVKIIAAIKEAGNIKRFFPSEFGTDVDRAHAVEPAKSAYETKAKIRRAIEAEGIPYTYVSSDYFAGYSLATLAQPGQFAPPPPKDKVFIYGDGIPKAVFNKEEDIATFTIRAVDDPRTLNKVLYIKPPKNIYSFNELVALWEKKIGKTLEKSYIPEDKLVKDIEAAPVPINVVLAINHSIFVKGDHTNFVIEPSFGVEAFELYPDVKYTTVEEYLDQFV, from the exons ATGGCTGCGAAAAGCAAGATTTTGTTCATAGGAGGAACGGGTTACATTGGAAAACACTTAGTAGAAGCAAGTGCAAAAGTTGGTCATCCTACTTTTGCATTGGTCAGAGAAACCACTCTTTCTAATCCAGCCAAGGCCAATCTCCTCAATCATTTCAAAACATTAGGCGTTAATCTAGTTCCT GGGGATTTGTACGATCATGAATCGTTGGTGAAAGCGATTAAGGAGGTGGATGTGGTGATTTCTTCGGTACGTGCGCTTCAGCTTGCGGATCAAGTGAAGATTATCGCTGCTATTAAGGAGGCCGGTAACATCAAG AGGTTTTTCCCTTCGGAATTTGGGACCGACGTTGATCGTGCCCATGCGGTAGAGCCAGCAAAATCTGCATATGAAACCAAAGCCAAAATTCGACGTGCTATTGAAGCAGAAGGCATACCCTATACATACGTCTCTAGCGACTACTTTGCTGGATATTCTCTTGCCACATTAGCCCAGCCAGGACAATTTGCTCCACCTCCACCAAAAGATAAGGTTTTCATATATGGTGATGGAATTCCCAAAG CGGTGTTCAACAAGGAAGAAGACATTGCAACCTTCACTATTAGAGCTGTGGATGATCCAAGGACATTGAACAAGGTTCTATACATTAAACCCCCTAAGAACATTTACTCATTCAACGAGCTTGTGGCATTGTGGGAGAAGAAGATCGGGAAGACTCTCGAGAAAAGCTATATTCCAGAGGATAAACTTGTGAAAGATATTGAAGCTGCACCTGTTCCAATCAATGTGGTTTTAGCAATTAACCACTCTATTTTTGTGAAGGGTGATCACACCAACTTTGTGATTGAACCATCTTTCGGGGTTGAGGCTTTTGAGTTGTATCCAGATGTTAAATACACTACTGTTGAGGAGTACCTTGATCAGTTTGTTTGA